A region of the Mesoterricola sediminis genome:
AATTTTTCAAAATTGGAAACATTTCGCGACACAGACTGGTTGCAACTAGCGGTTAATGAAGACCTGAAAAAGCCTGTTGAATTAGAGATCTTCGAATGCAAGATGATAGATCGTGACGGAAGAGAAATTATTAACCTGTCACACCCCGAGTCGCCCAAACTATTTGTTTATCGGAATCTAAACCTGATAACTTTCTCTATAGACATCAAGCTTCCCGGAGCCTTTAGGGTTACATCAGAATTGAACCTTACCCCAAACTAGGACTTCAGGTGACCGAGAATACATCGTCAAATCCTTGTGGGATTGCATTGGCATTCCTTTTAAAGTTATTTGAGGCCGGCTACCGTGGACGGCGCTTGATCCTCATTTCTTCACTTCTTTTGTCCTTTGGGCTCGGCACGGTTGGCGTCTTTGCAGCAGTCCTGCTTGCTTTTGGGCGAGAGCCCATTCCGGTGCGAGATCCAGGATGTTTAGGAGTCATCCGGGTTTATCGGGGCGGGAAGGACACCGCTTCTATGTCCGAACCAGATCTTTTGGATCTAAAGGCCGAAGGAGATTTGTTTCAATTTGTATCATCCTACCGGGTTGATTTTATGGCCGTTGGGGTGAAAGGCATAGGCAAGGCAGCGCGTATAGCGTCCGTCTCGGACGGATTCTTTAAATGCCTCGGGATCCTCCCTAGTTATGGGGTTATTGATGTAGACGACGATCATTTTGTATTTGTTAGCAATCGCTGGTGGAAACAGCACCTTCAAAGCGATACCGGGGTTATCGGGAATGTTCTTACCATCAATCAAGTTCCTTTTGTTATTCGTGCCATTCTTCCTGAAGGATTCAACGGGATTGTGCCCGATGAGTATATAGATTTATGGATTTCCGACTCCGCAAGAAATGGGATAGAGATAGCCACCGGCGCCCTTGACTTAAGGACGAACCGGGGAGCAAGGACCAAGCGTGATGTAATTGCAAGAACCCATCGCGGCGCATCCCAAAAGGGAATTGAACAGAGACTTGCCAAGTTATCCCAAGTATTGCAGACAGAATACCCGGAAACAAATAGAAATATTGAGTTTAGATGGGAATCTTATTCATCCTATCGACTAGCGTCAATTCGTAGGGTTATCCCCAATCCTGCAACAATTTTAGCGGCCGGAATTACAATCCTGGCCTTAGTTATATTGAATATGGCGTGTCTACACATCATTTATGGCAGAGCGCGAATTGGGAATCTGGCGATTCGGATGGCTCTAGGCGCAAGTTTTTTTGAAGGCATTCAAACAAACATTTTTGAAGTTTTCTATATTTGGCTCCTTGGCATTGGCGGCGGGGTGGCGGTTTCGCTTCTAGGGGCAAAAGCAATCTTTGCACTTGCCCCCATTAAGGATACTAGTTTTATTCCCGTTCTGGCTCCGAATTGGACCTTGATTACTTTTTTGTCTGTCTTTTCGTTGCTGGGGACTTTGGCTGGAGTATTCCCGGCGATTAAAATGTTGTGTCAAGTTGATCTTGTATCCGCTTTGGGGAATGGGTCCAAGGGTTCTTCGCGCCATGGAGCCAAGAGTCTTGGAATGACAATCATGATTCAATTTGCAGTGTGCATATCACTGCTGGCAGGGACATTAACTGCATTTGCCTCCTTGCAGGCCGGATTTAATAAGCCTATTGGTTTGAATCCCGAGGGCCTTTGGACAGGATATTTTGAGCCCGGCGCACAAGGCAAAACACCTATAGAAGTGCAATTGTTAGCAAAAAAAGCAATGGATCGAGCGCTAAAAATACCAGAAGTAAGAGATGCCTGCATAATGTCCTATGCCCCATTGCAAGGTAAACTCACAATAGTTTCAATTCCCCATCCATCAACCGGAATTATTGAATTTATTTCAGTAGCCCAGGTTAGCCCTGGTTTAATTAAAACTCTCGGCGGCATCTTTGTTCGCGGTGAGGATCTAAAAGTGGGTCAGCAGGGTTGCTTGATATGTGAGTCGCTCGCAAATCATTGGTGGCCCGGACAAGACCCGGTAGGCGTGTCTATCAATGCCTATGGGAAGCAATTGACCATCGTCGGAGTTTTCAAGAATATCCCCTTGGCTTCCATTTCGGCCACGGAAATGCCGACTGTTCTCATTCCCTTTGAACTAGGTAATCCGTCAAGCTTTTCGATACTAGCTAGAGGCAAAGGTAACCTCGAAGTTAAGCTCACAGCAGCCTTAAATGGCATAGATGCTCAGGTTCCAACTCTAGGGGTTCGGAAATTCACGGACCTTTTGGGGGCACAATTACACTATCAGAGGCTTGGGTCTTGGGTTCTTGGAGTCCTCACCTTCGCAACACTTGTTCTTACCATAATTGGATCTTGGGGACTTGGCAATTTGGTCATTCAAGAGCGGCAACAGGAACTGAATATCCGCATGGCCCTTGGCGCAACTCCTAATTCGCTGCTTCAGCTTGTCTTAATGTATATTTCGGGATGGCTGGTCAAGGGCCTTGTAATTGGCCTATTGGCGACCTTGATATTAGGTCTGTGTTTAACGACAAGGCTCTATGGCTTCCCTTCTCCCCCTTGGGTCCAGCTCTGGCTTTGCTCCGGTTTGTTATTTGTCGCATCACTCCTGGGCGCATTTTTTTCCGTGCACCGGGGCGTAATCCTTGACCCTTCAAAATTATTGAGCTGAGAATGGGATAGAGCAGTTCTGCAATGTAAGTGGGTGAAGCAAATTTTATCCTTCACACGGAGATGGTAATCGCTTCTCGCCACAATTGTGTCGCGGAACCGGTCCTTTCTTGAACGGCGGGATGGGGTTTCAAGAGTTGAGTCCAGTCTTTTCTGCAAGTTCGCTCCAGTAGGGATTTCCTGAGACTTGGGAGGTCTGCCGAAGGCGGACCCCGACCGGCATGAATCCGCTGCTGCTGATCACCCGCTGTGGGGAATGTGGAGAACGCGCAGCGGTCTCCAGGCGCAGCTCGAGGCGGTGGGATGGCGGTGGGCAGGCCCGTAGGGTGGTTGTGTACAAAGGTTTCTGTATGTTAGTCGATCCTGCGAAACCCCTCCCGGCATTCAGAGGGCCCCAGAGGCCTCCCGATCGAGCCGGAGCACCTCCAGGTGACGACAGAGGGCTTGTAGGGCCTCCCAGGCGTTGCCGGTGAGCATGTACAAAAGGGCCCTGAGGCGGGCCAGGATCTTCCAGAGGTTGTGCCCGGCCCCGCAGAGGATCGCGTTGATCGCGTCCCCTGCCATGCCTTTGAGGAAGTTCCGTCCCAGCAACCCGTCTGCTTTCATCCTGACCTAAGCGCCGCCAACCAATTTCCCGCCTGAAACCCGCGTCATTTCTGGGAATTCGTCGCCACCTGCGATCACCCAATGGGTGCAGAGCCAGGAGTGGTGCGGTGTTCGAGATCGAGGGAATGAAGGTGGAGTTTGGCCGTCCGGTTTCTACAGATGGCGGCGTGGTGTTTGTGGCCCGGCGGATCCGCAGGTCCGCATGGTTCCGTGCCCTCCTTGCCGAACTGCTGCCGGTCATCTGTGCGATGAACGGTGATCGATATGGGTTCGCCGCGGAGCCCAAGCTGAAACGGAAATTGGTCGCCCTGATCGCCGGCATGGCGATGGGCTACCGCTCCGGCAAGGAGATCGCTGATGTCATCGGGGCCGACCGCCTTTGGCGGGAAATGCTCGGCGGGCGGGTCCCCTAGATCGATCTGTCCCGGCTCATTCAGGTCCTCTCCGGCCGCGGGCAAACGGCTCTGGACAAGGCCCTGGCAGGGTCGGCCGCCGATGGAGGGCGTCCCCTGCACTTGGATGGCGACTCCAGCCTCCTCGAATTGCACGGCAAGCAGGAGGGCGGAGCCTGGAATGGGCATTACAAGGACTTCGGCTATCACGCCGGATGACTCCTTGATCGCTCCGGCAGGCTCGCGGCCTTGTGGCTGATGGAGGGAAATGCCCATACAGCCCGGGGGCAGGCCGAGCGCCTGACCTGGATGCTGGAGGCCGGCCTTCCGGTGGCCTCCTACCGGGGCGACGCCGGAATGCTCAGCGCCCGGCTCATGAAGCTCCTGAACCAAGGCGGAGTGGACTTCACCATGCGCCTGCACGCCAATTCGAAGCTCGACGAACTGGCCCAGGATCTTTGTCCCGCCATTCCAAAGATGGGTGGGGCGGTGGCCTTCTCCGAGTTCCCATACCGGGCTGGAACCTGGGATCGGGAGCGGCGCGTGGTGGTCAAGTTCCAGGTGCCCCAGGACGAGAACGGTGCGCCTGCCCTGTTCACGGAGAACTTCTACTTCGTGACAACCCGCGAGGACGCTCCTGCGGAGGTCGTGGAGCATTACCTGGCCAGGGGCGAGGCGGAGCGCAGGATCGGAGAGTTCAAGGCGGCCTTCGAGCCCACCTTCCGGCACGCGGAGATGGACAAGAACCAGGTGTGGGCCAGCCTCCTGGCCCTGGCCCACAATGTCCTGGTGGACCTCCGGGAGCGCGTGAAGGGCGAACCGGAACTGAAGCCCAGGCCCAGCCTCAAGCCTCTCCGAGGCGGTTCGGGCTGGTCCGTCCTCGCCACCACCTACCAGTCCTCGCCGGTCCTGCCGAGCTTGGCCCGGTTCCGGGCCTTCACCCTCAAGCTGGCGAATGCCATCATGTGCCACGCTCGGCTACAGGTCCTGCGCCTCCATCCTCAGCATCTGAAGCCGGCCTGGCCATTCGCGCTCGCCCCGGCCTAAAGGCCATCGAGCACCCTACCGGCCGCGAGATCACCACAACATGAAGCCCTTGGCGGCTCGGCGAGGCGCAGGCTTGTTTTGGCGCGGGGCCATGAGTTGCTCAATACGCCGGTTCAAGGCCAATGGATTTGCGCTCGAAGGTGCGCTGAGCAGCTTGGTTTGGCGTTAACTGGGCCT
Encoded here:
- a CDS encoding ABC transporter permease — encoded protein: MTENTSSNPCGIALAFLLKLFEAGYRGRRLILISSLLLSFGLGTVGVFAAVLLAFGREPIPVRDPGCLGVIRVYRGGKDTASMSEPDLLDLKAEGDLFQFVSSYRVDFMAVGVKGIGKAARIASVSDGFFKCLGILPSYGVIDVDDDHFVFVSNRWWKQHLQSDTGVIGNVLTINQVPFVIRAILPEGFNGIVPDEYIDLWISDSARNGIEIATGALDLRTNRGARTKRDVIARTHRGASQKGIEQRLAKLSQVLQTEYPETNRNIEFRWESYSSYRLASIRRVIPNPATILAAGITILALVILNMACLHIIYGRARIGNLAIRMALGASFFEGIQTNIFEVFYIWLLGIGGGVAVSLLGAKAIFALAPIKDTSFIPVLAPNWTLITFLSVFSLLGTLAGVFPAIKMLCQVDLVSALGNGSKGSSRHGAKSLGMTIMIQFAVCISLLAGTLTAFASLQAGFNKPIGLNPEGLWTGYFEPGAQGKTPIEVQLLAKKAMDRALKIPEVRDACIMSYAPLQGKLTIVSIPHPSTGIIEFISVAQVSPGLIKTLGGIFVRGEDLKVGQQGCLICESLANHWWPGQDPVGVSINAYGKQLTIVGVFKNIPLASISATEMPTVLIPFELGNPSSFSILARGKGNLEVKLTAALNGIDAQVPTLGVRKFTDLLGAQLHYQRLGSWVLGVLTFATLVLTIIGSWGLGNLVIQERQQELNIRMALGATPNSLLQLVLMYISGWLVKGLVIGLLATLILGLCLTTRLYGFPSPPWVQLWLCSGLLFVASLLGAFFSVHRGVILDPSKLLS